The sequence AATATAGAACGGATGCTAAAACCAATAATCCGGCGTGGTAAGGTACTGCTCTGTGTCACCTGCATGGATGCAAGGGGAATCAGAGAGGAGGATCTCATCGAAGGGTGCAGGAAGAGTACTCTGGAGGAGTTAACCGAGCTCTCGATTTCTTCAAAAAAGGTTCTTGTATTTTAAAATTCTCAGGCAGACAGTCAGGCATTTTGTCGGTGTTATTGTTAAGGCAAAAAATCGTGGATAATATAAGTGACGCGGTCAGGGCCTTTGACCTTTATGCGGAGGATTATGATAGGTGGTTTGAAAGCCCTGAAGGAAAGGCATTATTTGATTCTGAGGTCAAAGCTGTCAGTATATTGATAAGTGGCCTCAAGCCTCCATTTCTTGAGGTCGGTGTCGGCTCCGGGAGGTTTGCAGAGGCATTAGGCGCAGAGTATGGAGTAGACCCATCTCCAGCTCTGCTTGAGAAGG comes from Nitrospirota bacterium and encodes:
- a CDS encoding DsrE family protein, coding for MPEITIIINDPPYGSEKAYNALRLANSLNKREEEVIIFLMGDAVVCGKSGQKTPDGFYNIERMLKPIIRRGKVLLCVTCMDARGIREEDLIEGCRKSTLEELTELSISSKKVLVF